The segment CCCTGCTGGACCAATCAGATCCCACGGCCGTGCCTgaggcctctcctctcagcctaTGGGGAGTGGCACTGTGCGTATCGGGAACTCTCATCGTGTCCGAAAACGCCATCGTAGTGGCTGCCATCTTGGCTACGCCTTCTCTCCGCGCTCCTGTCTTCCTACTCCTCGCCAGCCTGGCATTAGCCGACCTGCTGGCGGGCGTGGCCTTGAtcctccacttcctcttcctGTTTTGTGTGGAGCCCACGGATTGGTCGGAGCTGATGACGTCAGGGTTGCTGGCGACATCACTGACGGCCTCCCTCCTCAGCCTGATGGGTGTGGCCCTGGATCGTTACCTGTCTCTAAGCCAAGCCCTCACCTACGGCTCCCGCCACTCGCGCCGCTGTGCCACTGGTCTTCTGGCACTCGTCTGGCTGGGGTCTTGTCTGATTGGCTCGGGGCCGGTGCTGGGTTGGCACTGCCTCAATGACATCACATCCTGTTCCGTTGCGCGACCCCTGACCCGGACATACCTGTCGTTGCTCTGCGGCGGCTTCCTTCTGGTCGTCATGGTCACGCTGCAGCTGTACACCGGGATCTGCCGTGTCGCAAGGAGGCACGCCCACGCCATCGCCACGCAGAGACACTTCCTGCCTGACGACCAATCGTATGCCAGCAAGCACGGGGGCCGGGGTAAGGGACTCTCTCGGCTGTTGTTAGTCCTCGGAGTGTTTGTCAGCTGTTGGACGCCCTTCGCCCTCTATGGTTTGCTGGGCGACGCATCGAGCTCGCCCCTGTATACGTACGCTACGCTAGTGCCGGCGGCGGGGAACTCTCTGCTCAACCCTCTGCTGTATAGCCTGAGGAACAGAGACATACGACTGGTGCTGCTGCATGCCTGCTGTCctcacagacacaacacacacaggcctgTTGATGTgtaggatggacacacacacacacacacacacacacacacacacacacacacacacacacacacacacacacacacacacacacacacacacacacacacacacacacacacacacacacacacacacacagctacattgACTGCCCCATATACGTGAAAAATCAATAGAGAACATCATCATCACTTGCACTTCAGATAAGAAGCAATGAGAATGTACTGTTCCAGAAGACAGCCATCTTGGAATCAGCTGGAATCAAATGTGACGTACTGTATCATCTTAACATGTGCCTCATCCTCACCCAACATGTAGACCATCCAGTCTGATGCAATCACAGAGGTCCAACGTAATTCATCTGGATCCAACATACTTGCTTTAGGAGCACGGGAAAGTGGGTCTATACAATGATACTATGTCAAGATATTATATTATAAGCCTAGGATGGTTTGTTGGGACTATATACTATGCTGCTGTCGGTGAACTCCAGAACACTTAGAAGGGGCACTGTCAAAGGCACTGTGACTATCTCTGAAAAGGTTTCAGTTTGCACAATGTTGTTTTTTTATCAAATGTACAAATGTTGTCTTTTTCTACTTCAAAATAAAAGCACATTTATTTTGTATGTAAAAACTGAAGTAGGGTTTCCCTCattttactcacacacacacacacacacacacacacacacacacacacacacacacacacacacacacacacacacacacacacacacacacacacacacacacacacacacacacacacacacacacacacacacactcaactgacttaaaggtccagtgcagccatttttatctcaatatcaaatcatttctgggtaacaattaagtaccttcaTCAGCAATGAGTGGGTTTGAAATGCGGGGAAGCTAATTTTCGACATATAAAttcacctttataataaagcttCATTGTATTTGCAGACCAATGTAATATAACCTGCCATTTTTAATGTGATGAGTAGATCAGAGAGTCTTCATTTAAGCTAATGTAACTGTTTGCGTGGCTCAACGTATATAGCGTAGAACCTGGGCGTTAGGCTATATCAGATACGATTCTTCTTTATTTTATGAACATATTTGGCGTAGTGGTCTAAGGTTCTGCAGTCCCTGTTGCTACAGCCCCTGGTTGGAATccaggccatgattgggagtcccagcgtcgtctgggtttagCCGGTATAGGCCTTCATTAGCCGGTATAGACCTTCATTAGCCGGTATAGGCCTTCATTAGCCGGTATAGACCTTCATTAGCTGGTATAGACCTTCATTAGCCGGTATAGACCTTCATTAGCCGGTATAGGCCTTCATTAGCCGGTATAGACCTTCATTAGCTGGTATAGACCTTCATTAGCTGGTATAGACCTTCATTAGCCGGTATAGGCCTTCATTAGCCGGTATAGACCTTCATTAGCCGGTATAGACCTTCATTAGCCGGTATAGACCTCCATTAGCCGGTATAGGCCTTCATTAGCCGGTATAGACCTTCATTAGCCGGTATAAACCTTCATTAGCCGGTAtagaccttcattgtaaataagaatttattcttaaagGACTTGCCCAGTTAAAGAAAAGAGGCAATTCCACGACAAATGACAGCGTACCCTGATGACGGCGTACCCTGATGATGGCGTACCCTGTTGATGGCGTACCCTGATGACGGCGTACCCTGATGACGGCGTACCCTGATGACGGCGTACCCTGTTGACGGCGTACCCTGATGACGGCGTACCCTGTTGACGGCGTACCCTGATGACGGCGTACCCTGTTGACGGCGTACCCTGATGACGGCGTACCCTGTTGACGGCGTACCCTGTTGACGGCGTACCCTGATGACGGCGTACCCTGATGACGGCGTACCCTGATGACGGCGTACCCTGATGACGGCGTACCCTGATGACGGCGTACCCTGATGACAGCGTACCCTGATGACATTGACAAACAGATCAATAAAGACAACTTGGTCCAGACACAATTAGAATATAAACTTGAAGAAATGATTGTCCAAAAACAAACTTTTAAGTGGCTGTAGGTAGGTTTCCACCCAAATGGTAATAAtaccaaagctgtcatcaaggcaaagggtggctacttcaaagaatctgaaatatatttgaatttgttGAAAAAATTTtgggttactacataattccatatgtgttatttcatagtttatgtatatgtttttattctacaatgtagaaaatagtttttttttaattaagaaaaaccctgtaatgagtagaacttttgactggtactgtatattaaacaGGAACATCTAAATATTCTGCACTGGTCCTTGAAGCACTTAAAGAATGTCCTACATCGCACTCAGTTCATGCCAAGTTTCCACGTCACTCTGTTATTTCCGCCTGGACTCCTCTACTCCAAATGTTTCtggtctccctctgtttctttccGCCTGGACTCCTCTACTCCAAATGTTTCtggtctccctctgtttctttctgCCTGGACTCCTCTACTCCAAATGTTTCtggtctccctctgtttctttctgcctggactcctctactccagatgtttctgggtctctgtttCTTTCTGCCTGGACTCCTCTACTCCAGATGTTTCTGGGTCTCCCTGTTTCTTTCTGCCTGGACTCCTCTACTCCAGATGTTTCTgggtctccctctgtttctttctgCCTGGACTCCTCTACACCAGATGTTTCTgggtctccctctgtttctttctgCCTGGACTCCTCTACACCAGATGTTTCTgggtctccctctgtttctttctgCCTGGACTCCTCTACACCAGATGTTTCTgggtctccctctgtttctttctgCCTGGACTCCTCTACACCAGATGTTTCTgggtctccctctgtttctttctgCCTGGACTCCTCTACTCCAGATGTTTCtggtctccctctgtttctttctgCCTGGACTCCTCTACTTCAGATGTTTCTGGGTCCCTGTTTCTTTCTGCCTGGACTCCTCTACTTCAGATGTTTCTgggtctccctctgtttctttctgCCTGGACTCCTCTACACCAGATGTTTCTgggtctccctctgtttctttctgCCTGGACTCCTCTACTCCAGATGTTTCtggtctccctctgtttctttctgCCTGGACTCCTCTACTTCAGATGTTTCTGGGTCCCTGTTTCTTTCTGCCTGGACTCCTCTACTTCAGATGTTTCTgggtctccctctgtttctttctgCCTGGACTCCTCTACACCAGATGTTTCTgggtctccctctgtttctttctgcctggactcctctactccagatgtttctgggtctccctctgtttctttctgCCTGGACTCCTCTACACCAGAtgtttctgggtctctgtttCTTTCTGCCTGGACTCCTCTACACCAGATGTTTCTgggtctccctctgtttctttctgCCTGGACTCCTCTACACCAGATGTTTCTgggtctccctctgtttctttctgCCTGGACTCCTCTACACCAGATGTTTCTgggtctccctctgtttctttctgCCTGGACTCCTCTACACCAGATGTTTCTgggtctccctctgtttctttctgCCTGGACTCCTCTACACCAGATGTTTCTgggtctccctctgtttctttctgCCTGGACTCCTCTACTCCAGATGTTTCtggtctccctctgtttctttctgCCTGGACTCCTCTACTTCAGATGTTTCTGGGTCCCTGTTTCTTTCTGCCTGGACTCCTCTACTTCAGATGTTTCTgggtctccctctgtttctttctgCCTGGACTCCTCTACTCCAGATGTTTCTGGGTCTCCCTGTTTCTTTCTGCCTGGACTCCTCTACTTCAGATGTTTCTgggtctccctctgtttctttctgCCTGGACTCCTCTACACCAGATGTTTCTgggtctccctctgtttctttctgCCTGGACTCCTCTACTCCAGATGTTTCTGGGTCCCTGTTTCTTTCTGCCTGGACTCCTCTACTTCAGATGTTTCTGGGTCACTGTTTCTTTCTGCCTGGACTCCTCTACTTCAGATGTTTCTgggtctccctctgtttctttctgCCTGGACTCCTCTACACCAGATGTTTCTgggtctccctctgtttctttctgcctggactcctctactccagatgtttctgggtctccctctgtttctttctgCCTGGACTCCTCTACACCAGAtgtttctgggtctctgtttCTTTCTGCCTGGACTCCTCTACACCAGATGTTTCTgggtctccctctgtttctttctgCCTGGACTCCTCTACTCCAGATGTTTCTGGGTCTCCCTGTTTCTTTCTGCCTGGACTCCTCTACACCAGATGTTTCTGGGTCCCTGTTTCTTTCTGCCTGGACTCCTCTACTTCAGATGTTTCTgggtctccctctgtttctttctgCCTGGACTCCTCTACTTCAGATGTTTCTgggtctccctctgtttctttctgCCTGGACTCCTCTACTCCAGATGTTTCTGGGTCCCTGTTTCTTTCTGCCTGGACTCCTCTACTCCAGATGTTTCtggtctccctctgtttctttctgCCTGGACTCCTCTACTTCAGATGTTTCTGGTCTTCCTGTTTCTTTCTGCCTGGACTCCTCTACTTCAGATGTTTCTGGGTCCCTGTTTCTTTCTGCCTGGACTCCTCTACTCCAGATGTTTCtggtctccctctgtttctttctgCCTGGACTCCTCTACTTCAGATGTTTCTGGTCTTCCTGTTTCTTTCTGCCTGGACTCCTCTACTTCAGATGTTTCTGGGTCCCTGTTTCTTTCTGCCTGGACTCCTCTACTTCAGATGTTTCTGGGTCCCTGTTTCTTTCTGCCTGGACTCCTCTACTTCAGATGTTTCTgggtctccctctgtttctttctgCCTGGACTCCTCTACACCAGATGTTTCTGGTCTCCCTGTTTCTTTCCGCTGGGGGTTCCATTTCAGGCACGTGTGGATCTCGAACATCTGGACTGAGAAAGAAAAACACAGACAAAAACTGGACAGGAACTCACCGACAAACACTGTACTTCATCTTTATTATTCTGATAATCCTCACGGATAAAGTCGAGACAGACGGGACAAGCGGAAACATGTGGTTGGATAATAACATGTTCAGGTCTGATTGTGGCTTTACTCTTTGGATTTAAAACAAACAGAAGACAGAAGACGATCAACTTGTCTCAGACACAGATCTAAGATCAGTTACGCATCATCCAATCCTATGGGGATGGGAACAAAACAAACCTGACCCTAGATCAGTGTCCAAGGGTAACTTCATCCTCCTCGCACATAAACATGAAAAAGCAAAGGCACTTAAGGAGGGGTGGGACTAGGGCAAGAGAGGGATCACCTTATTGGGCAGAGCATGTTTTGACTGACAGGGGACATGGTTTTATTGAGCCACCTGTTAATGAGTCCCTCCGTCAC is part of the Oncorhynchus gorbuscha isolate QuinsamMale2020 ecotype Even-year linkage group LG09, OgorEven_v1.0, whole genome shotgun sequence genome and harbors:
- the LOC124042679 gene encoding G-protein coupled receptor 3-like, with the translated sequence MTQNDSDVWFEESSGSGMSTPLSLLDQSDPTAVPEASPLSLWGVALCVSGTLIVSENAIVVAAILATPSLRAPVFLLLASLALADLLAGVALILHFLFLFCVEPTDWSELMTSGLLATSLTASLLSLMGVALDRYLSLSQALTYGSRHSRRCATGLLALVWLGSCLIGSGPVLGWHCLNDITSCSVARPLTRTYLSLLCGGFLLVVMVTLQLYTGICRVARRHAHAIATQRHFLPDDQSYASKHGGRGKGLSRLLLVLGVFVSCWTPFALYGLLGDASSSPLYTYATLVPAAGNSLLNPLLYSLRNRDIRLVLLHACCPHRHNTHRPVDV